In one window of Methanofastidiosum sp. DNA:
- a CDS encoding metallophosphoesterase — protein sequence MKKILLPLISVIIIISLSIGHRSIDLEGGVLRDNNTIWSKSPYMTLTVNNYSIVPKKMEISILNIKKESIIEINGQSRSINPNDKLVLDLPSLSQNKYFIKSPEKDNLRFAIVGDSRPDSSKDPYPRVFKKIMHDIDSEDLNFVIHLGDFVIHEEKKYFDEFEEIIGNYDTPIYTIIGNHDGDVEGGSLYKEYYGDTFYSFTYMGTKFIILDNSIGLLNQENISFLENELKFDGEKFVFVHMPPFDPRPSGIHRMLGGKEFIKTVEKNNTSIVFSGHVHMYHQVIQNNTKYIITGGGGSPIYASEEIGGFYHYLIYDQGDIDLIKMEN from the coding sequence AATATTGCTGCCTCTAATTTCAGTGATTATTATCATTTCGCTATCAATAGGGCATAGATCCATAGATTTAGAAGGAGGGGTACTTAGGGATAATAATACTATTTGGTCAAAATCCCCCTATATGACTCTCACCGTTAATAATTATTCAATTGTTCCTAAGAAAATGGAGATTTCAATATTAAACATAAAAAAAGAGAGTATAATTGAAATAAATGGCCAATCTCGAAGTATAAACCCAAATGATAAACTAGTGTTAGATTTACCATCTCTATCTCAGAATAAATATTTTATTAAATCACCAGAAAAGGATAATTTGAGATTTGCAATTGTTGGTGACTCAAGACCAGATAGCTCTAAAGATCCTTACCCTAGAGTCTTCAAAAAGATAATGCATGATATAGATTCAGAAGATTTAAATTTTGTGATACACCTTGGTGATTTTGTAATTCATGAAGAAAAAAAATATTTTGATGAATTTGAAGAAATTATAGGAAACTATGATACTCCCATTTACACTATTATTGGAAACCATGATGGTGATGTTGAGGGCGGATCTTTATACAAAGAATATTATGGAGATACATTCTACAGTTTTACTTATATGGGGACTAAATTTATTATTTTAGATAATTCTATTGGGCTCTTAAATCAAGAAAATATTTCATTTCTAGAAAATGAATTGAAATTTGATGGTGAAAAATTTGTTTTTGTACATATGCCTCCTTTTGATCCAAGACCTTCGGGAATACATAGAATGCTAGGGGGAAAGGAATTCATTAAAACTGTAGAAAAGAATAACACTAGTATTGTATTTTCTGGTCATGTCCATATGTATCATCAAGTTATCCAGAATAATACTAAATACATAATCACCGGGGGAGGAGGTTCTCCCATATATGCAAGTGAAGAAATTGGTGGATTTTATCACTATTTGATTTATGATCAAGGAGATATAGATTTGATTAAAATGGAGAATTGA
- a CDS encoding ECF transporter S component, protein MKKQLTINQKNKYYFSTKDLVTIAIISSLGGVLSTYVGYLGNLINRFFGVPFGAGQFMAGLHMFWVIFAIGMLNKKGTGTFVGILKGFVEFLSGGKLGLFVIVLSGIQGLIADLSFLPFKKDSTTGYIIAGGLSTAANVFIFQIFFAPYEALPLFLAISVVALISGFVFAGVFPKNVVELFKVKVKEGEKKLSIKNSVTIGIVAILALGAASYYLTQPLTKDGIDISGNVENPYVFYPQDFRNEEITVNAELQGDYTYVEPKEYKGVPLSSIVKNSNPQGNKIRIIAKDLYEVSFSLEEIYGNDEVIITENNGSFTLVAKGYAGGYWIRDITRIVIE, encoded by the coding sequence ATGAAAAAGCAATTAACAATTAATCAAAAAAACAAATACTATTTTTCTACAAAAGATCTTGTAACTATTGCCATTATATCTTCTCTTGGAGGCGTACTATCTACCTACGTGGGTTATCTAGGTAATCTAATTAATAGGTTCTTTGGAGTACCTTTTGGAGCGGGACAATTCATGGCCGGCCTCCACATGTTTTGGGTAATTTTTGCTATTGGTATGTTAAACAAAAAAGGAACCGGTACTTTTGTTGGAATATTAAAAGGGTTTGTTGAGTTTTTATCAGGAGGTAAACTAGGCCTATTTGTGATAGTTTTATCTGGTATTCAAGGATTGATTGCTGATCTATCATTTTTACCATTTAAAAAAGATTCTACCACAGGCTACATTATTGCAGGGGGACTTTCAACAGCTGCAAATGTCTTTATTTTTCAGATATTTTTTGCCCCATATGAAGCATTGCCTTTATTTTTAGCCATTTCTGTTGTTGCCCTTATCTCAGGTTTTGTTTTTGCAGGAGTATTCCCTAAGAATGTAGTTGAATTATTCAAAGTTAAGGTAAAAGAAGGAGAGAAAAAATTATCTATAAAAAATAGTGTGACAATAGGAATCGTTGCAATTTTAGCTCTTGGTGCTGCCTCTTATTATTTAACACAACCATTAACAAAAGATGGGATAGATATAAGCGGGAATGTAGAGAATCCTTATGTATTTTATCCACAAGATTTTAGAAATGAAGAGATTACTGTTAACGCTGAACTCCAGGGAGATTATACCTATGTTGAACCCAAAGAATACAAAGGTGTGCCATTAAGCTCTATTGTAAAGAACTCAAATCCCCAAGGAAATAAAATAAGAATTATCGCCAAAGATCTATATGAAGTAAGTTTTTCGCTTGAAGAAATATATGGCAACGATGAAGTTATAATTACAGAAAACAACGGATCTTTTACTCTAGTTGCTAAAGGATATGCAGGAGGATATTGGATTAGAGATATCACTAGGATTGTGATAGAGTAA
- a CDS encoding ATP-binding cassette domain-containing protein translates to MINIRDFSFSYFGENKKSLEKINLSINKGEFIVINGDSGCGKSTLALCIGGFLRDKGEKSGSLEIDGIDVFSQEIFDISKKVGIIQQDPEGQICTLRVKNEVAFGLENLMVSPDIIKDKLKYYLKIVGIEDLESRDVFSLSGGEKQKVAIASVMAMEPEILIFDEPTSNLDPVATKEIFKTISEIKKRTNITIIVIEHKLGYLEGLWNRIVYMENGTIKEICKKCAKKNYFSCNKNGNGHLGKSLIDINGLTFEKDGKTILSDISLSLKEGEVLSIIGKNGSGKTTLLLHLLGIYRPTGGEVRIMGEDTRSTNVSKLSRIVGYVFQNPNHQIFEETVWKELNFGPRNFGIDFHNCEEILSDFQLNDYQTKNPQELSFGEKRRLNIASIKACDPKIVVLDEPFVGQDDKNTGLILNWIDNERKKGKIIIYVSHDPRILSSREDRIIFLEGGKIVVDGKKKEVINILRDLSFEEFFSG, encoded by the coding sequence ATGATTAATATCAGGGATTTCTCTTTTTCATATTTTGGAGAAAACAAAAAGTCTCTCGAAAAAATTAATCTTTCGATAAATAAGGGAGAATTTATTGTAATAAATGGAGATTCTGGATGTGGTAAATCCACTCTTGCTCTATGTATAGGCGGATTTCTTAGAGATAAGGGGGAAAAAAGTGGATCTCTAGAAATTGATGGAATTGATGTTTTTTCCCAAGAGATTTTTGATATATCAAAAAAAGTTGGAATAATACAACAAGACCCTGAAGGTCAGATATGTACATTGCGTGTTAAGAACGAAGTTGCTTTTGGATTGGAAAATCTCATGGTTTCTCCAGATATTATCAAAGATAAACTGAAATATTATCTCAAAATAGTAGGGATCGAAGATCTTGAAAGTAGGGACGTATTCTCTCTTTCTGGAGGGGAGAAACAAAAAGTTGCTATAGCTTCAGTTATGGCTATGGAACCGGAAATTCTAATCTTTGATGAGCCAACTTCAAATCTTGACCCAGTTGCTACAAAGGAAATATTCAAAACAATATCTGAAATCAAGAAAAGGACAAATATAACCATTATAGTAATTGAGCATAAACTTGGATATCTTGAAGGTCTTTGGAATAGAATTGTGTATATGGAAAACGGAACAATAAAAGAAATATGTAAGAAATGCGCTAAAAAAAATTATTTTTCTTGTAATAAAAATGGAAATGGCCACCTTGGAAAATCCTTAATTGATATTAATGGACTCACTTTTGAAAAAGATGGAAAAACAATTCTTTCTGATATAAGTCTCTCTTTGAAAGAGGGAGAAGTACTTTCAATTATTGGTAAAAATGGTTCTGGTAAAACAACTCTGCTTCTTCATCTTCTTGGAATTTATAGACCAACTGGGGGGGAAGTAAGAATAATGGGAGAAGATACTAGGAGCACGAATGTTTCAAAATTATCAAGAATTGTGGGCTATGTTTTTCAAAATCCAAATCATCAGATATTTGAAGAAACAGTTTGGAAAGAATTAAATTTCGGTCCAAGAAATTTTGGAATAGACTTCCATAACTGTGAAGAAATTTTAAGTGATTTTCAACTAAATGATTATCAAACAAAGAACCCTCAAGAGCTTAGCTTTGGTGAAAAAAGAAGGCTTAACATTGCATCGATTAAAGCATGTGATCCAAAAATAGTTGTTCTTGATGAGCCTTTTGTAGGTCAAGACGACAAAAATACTGGGCTAATTTTGAACTGGATTGACAACGAGAGAAAGAAGGGAAAAATTATAATATATGTTTCTCACGATCCAAGAATTTTAAGTTCACGAGAAGACAGAATTATATTTCTTGAAGGAGGGAAGATAGTTGTCGATGGTAAAAAGAAAGAGGTGATAAATATCTTAAGAGATCTCTCATTTGAAGAGTTCTTTTCAGGATAA
- a CDS encoding energy-coupling factor transporter transmembrane protein EcfT, with translation MIKYIEKETFLHRINPISKIVVLFMFAYSLFLFNYWEIEVLALTLVLFLYIVSGIGLSKIEGKKFFIVFSLSLLIINVLFIRDGYALLEWSIIKITSNGLEFAIFSVARFLAIVFSSFLFVMTTEPNKLAYSLMQAGVPYRYGFTLVVALRFVPTFQFETGNVRNAQAARGLSIDKMSIKSLYTMARYTFIPLIRSTMQYIDTLTVSMEGRCFGVYDKRTYIEEVVYGKTDIALLIISLIFFIGIVYQRFGQNLF, from the coding sequence ATGATTAAATATATCGAAAAGGAAACTTTCCTCCATAGAATAAATCCTATTTCGAAGATAGTGGTTCTTTTCATGTTTGCATATTCACTCTTTCTTTTCAACTACTGGGAAATTGAAGTGTTGGCTCTTACATTGGTTTTGTTTCTTTATATAGTAAGTGGCATTGGATTATCAAAGATTGAAGGAAAAAAATTTTTCATTGTTTTCTCACTGTCCCTCCTAATTATCAATGTTCTATTCATCAGGGATGGATACGCACTTTTAGAGTGGAGCATAATTAAAATTACCTCGAATGGCCTTGAATTTGCTATATTTTCAGTGGCAAGATTTCTTGCAATTGTATTTTCAAGTTTTCTATTCGTAATGACTACTGAACCTAACAAACTTGCTTATTCTTTGATGCAGGCAGGCGTCCCTTATAGATATGGATTTACTCTTGTAGTTGCCCTGAGATTTGTTCCAACGTTTCAATTCGAAACAGGGAACGTCAGAAATGCTCAAGCTGCAAGGGGACTTTCTATAGACAAAATGTCAATTAAATCTTTGTATACAATGGCAAGGTATACTTTTATTCCGCTAATCAGATCAACTATGCAATATATTGATACTCTCACTGTTTCCATGGAGGGCAGATGTTTTGGAGTATACGATAAGAGAACTTATATCGAAGAGGTAGTATATGGAAAAACGGACATTGCATTATTGATTATCTCTTTGATATTTTTCATTGGGATTGTATACCAAAGATTTGGTCAAAATCTTTTTTAA